The following coding sequences are from one Oryzisolibacter sp. LB2S window:
- a CDS encoding MoxR family ATPase, which translates to MHAQHKIQSLLDQLNTVITGKSLQVQDCVTCLLAGGHLLIEDVPGVGKTTLAHALARTFGLQFTRVQFTADLMPSDLTGVSVYERGTEDFRFHPGPVFTQVLLADEINRASPKTQSALLEAMEEKQVSVEGATRPLPQPFFVIATQNPYDQLGTYLLPESQLDRFLMRISLGYPDRASERELLAGGDRRDMVAHLPPLLSQGELDALQRQVLAVHAAAPLLGYVQDLIAATRSGQWFVQGLSPRAGIALMRAAKARALIEGRDYVAPDDVQAVLPQTIAHRLVPVGSAGRGSVEQVRAMLESVPLP; encoded by the coding sequence ATGCACGCACAGCACAAGATCCAATCCCTGTTGGACCAGCTTAACACGGTGATCACCGGGAAAAGCTTACAAGTCCAGGACTGCGTGACCTGCCTTCTGGCCGGCGGTCACCTGCTCATCGAAGACGTACCCGGTGTCGGCAAAACCACGCTCGCCCATGCGCTCGCGCGCACCTTCGGCCTGCAGTTCACACGCGTGCAGTTCACCGCCGACCTCATGCCCAGCGACCTCACGGGCGTGTCGGTGTACGAGCGCGGCACGGAGGACTTTCGCTTCCATCCCGGCCCGGTGTTCACCCAGGTGCTGCTGGCCGACGAGATCAACCGCGCCAGCCCCAAGACGCAGAGCGCGCTGCTCGAGGCCATGGAGGAAAAGCAGGTCTCGGTGGAGGGCGCGACGCGCCCCCTGCCCCAGCCGTTCTTCGTGATCGCCACGCAGAACCCGTACGACCAGCTCGGCACCTATCTGCTGCCCGAGAGCCAGCTCGACCGCTTTCTGATGCGCATCTCGCTGGGCTACCCCGACCGTGCCAGCGAGCGCGAACTGCTCGCCGGCGGCGACCGCCGGGACATGGTGGCCCATCTGCCCCCGCTGCTGTCGCAGGGCGAGCTCGACGCGCTGCAGCGCCAGGTGCTGGCCGTGCATGCTGCCGCACCCCTGCTCGGCTATGTGCAGGACCTGATCGCGGCCACGCGCTCGGGCCAGTGGTTCGTGCAGGGCCTGTCGCCGCGCGCCGGCATTGCGCTGATGCGCGCCGCCAAGGCCCGGGCCCTGATCGAGGGGCGCGACTACGTGGCGCCCGACGACGTACAGGCCGTGCTGCCGCAGACCATCGCCCACCGCCTGGTGCCCGTGGGCAGCGCCGGGCGCGGCAGCGTGGAGCAGGTGCGTGCCATGCTCGAATCCGTGCCCCTGCCCTGA
- a CDS encoding histone deacetylase family protein — translation MGPGHPECPARLDAIEDRLLVTGVADALDHREAPLASLTDIELAHDRMHVAALRGLALRVAEEEDAGGSPYIQLDTDTAMNRHTWTAALRSAGAAVAAVDAIMAGELENAFCSVRPPGHHAEHNKAMGFCFFNNVAVAAKYALQRYNLKRVAVVDFDVHHGNGTEDILAGDERALMVSIFQHPFYPYCGDKDPAPNMLNVPVPAYTKGMDVREIVEMVWMPRLEEFKPEMIFISAGFDAHRDDDMGQLGLTEQDYAWITMRIKDVARRFSHKRIVSCLEGGYVMGPLARSVEAHVRVLADL, via the coding sequence ATGGGGCCCGGTCACCCGGAATGTCCGGCGCGGCTCGATGCCATCGAGGACAGGCTGCTGGTCACGGGCGTTGCCGATGCGCTCGATCATCGCGAGGCGCCGCTGGCGTCGCTGACGGACATCGAGCTCGCCCATGACCGCATGCATGTGGCGGCGCTGCGAGGGCTGGCCCTCAGGGTTGCCGAGGAAGAGGATGCCGGCGGCTCGCCCTACATCCAGCTCGACACCGACACCGCCATGAACCGCCACACCTGGACCGCGGCCCTGCGTTCGGCCGGCGCCGCCGTGGCCGCCGTCGATGCCATCATGGCTGGCGAGCTCGAGAACGCCTTTTGCAGCGTGCGCCCGCCGGGCCACCATGCGGAACACAACAAGGCCATGGGCTTTTGCTTCTTCAACAACGTGGCCGTCGCCGCCAAGTACGCGCTGCAGCGCTACAACTTGAAGCGTGTGGCCGTGGTCGACTTCGACGTGCACCATGGCAACGGTACCGAAGACATCCTGGCCGGCGACGAGCGCGCCCTCATGGTCAGCATCTTCCAGCATCCCTTCTACCCCTACTGCGGCGACAAGGACCCGGCGCCCAACATGCTCAACGTGCCCGTGCCCGCCTATACCAAGGGCATGGACGTGCGCGAGATCGTCGAGATGGTGTGGATGCCGCGCCTGGAGGAATTCAAGCCCGAGATGATCTTCATCAGCGCGGGCTTTGACGCTCACCGCGATGACGACATGGGCCAGCTCGGCCTGACCGAGCAGGACTACGCGTGGATCACCATGCGCATCAAGGATGTCGCGCGGCGCTTCTCCCACAAGCGCATCGTCTCCTGCCTCGAGGGGGGATATGTGATGGGGCCGCTCGCGCGCAGCGTGGAGGCCCATGTGCGCGTGCTGGCCGATCTGTGA
- a CDS encoding enoyl-CoA hydratase, whose translation MTNATELLQVARDGRGVVTLTLNDPARFNALGHDMLAALQCALADVAQDDEARVVVLAAAGKAFCAGHNLKDMAAHPDLAWYQDLFTRCSRMMLAIHRLPVPVIARVHGMATAAGCQLVAQCDLAVASEAASFATSGIHYGLFCATPSVPLVRNVPAKRAMEMLLTGDFIDARTALAEGLVNRVVAHEALDAEVESLVQAIVQKPRAAVAMGKALVYQQRELGLEAAYQLAGQTMATNMMDEAAQEGARAFAEKRQPAWKRG comes from the coding sequence ATGACGAATGCAACGGAGCTGCTGCAGGTGGCGCGCGACGGGCGCGGCGTGGTCACGCTCACGCTCAATGACCCGGCGCGCTTCAACGCCCTGGGCCACGACATGCTTGCCGCGCTGCAGTGCGCCCTGGCCGATGTGGCGCAGGACGATGAGGCACGCGTCGTCGTGCTGGCGGCTGCGGGCAAGGCCTTTTGCGCCGGCCACAACCTCAAGGACATGGCGGCGCACCCGGACCTGGCCTGGTACCAGGATTTGTTCACGCGCTGCAGCCGCATGATGCTCGCCATCCACCGGCTGCCCGTGCCGGTCATCGCACGCGTGCATGGCATGGCCACGGCGGCGGGCTGCCAGCTCGTCGCGCAATGTGACCTCGCCGTGGCCAGCGAGGCGGCGAGCTTTGCCACCAGCGGCATTCACTACGGCCTGTTCTGCGCCACGCCCAGCGTGCCGCTGGTGCGCAACGTGCCGGCCAAGCGGGCCATGGAAATGCTGCTCACGGGCGACTTCATCGACGCGCGCACGGCGCTCGCCGAGGGGCTGGTCAACCGCGTGGTGGCGCACGAGGCGCTCGACGCCGAGGTCGAATCCCTGGTGCAGGCCATCGTGCAGAAGCCGCGCGCCGCCGTGGCCATGGGCAAGGCCCTGGTCTACCAGCAGCGCGAGCTCGGCCTGGAGGCTGCCTACCAGCTCGCCGGCCAGACCATGGCCACCAACATGATGGACGAGGCCGCGCAGGAGGGCGCACGCGCCTTTGCCGAAAAGCGCCAGCCGGCCTGGAAGCGGGGTTGA
- a CDS encoding electron transfer flavoprotein subunit beta/FixA family protein: MKVLVPVKRVVDYNVKVRVKSDGTGVDIANVKMSMNPFDEIAVEEAVRLKEKGAATEVIAVSCGVAQCQETLRTALAIGADRAILVETDAELQPLAVAKLLKALVDKEQPGLVILGKQAIDDDANQTGQMLAALADLPQATFASKVEVAGDKVNVTREVDGGLETLELSQPAVITTDLRLNEPRYVTLPNIMKAKKKPLETVKPEDLGVDVAPRLKTLKVAEPPKRGAGIKVPDVATLVAKLRNEAKVI, encoded by the coding sequence ATGAAGGTCTTGGTCCCCGTCAAACGCGTGGTGGACTACAACGTGAAGGTCCGCGTGAAGTCGGACGGCACGGGTGTGGACATCGCCAACGTCAAGATGAGCATGAACCCCTTTGACGAGATCGCCGTCGAAGAGGCCGTGCGCCTCAAGGAAAAGGGCGCCGCCACCGAGGTCATCGCCGTCTCCTGCGGCGTGGCGCAATGCCAGGAAACCCTGCGCACCGCCCTGGCCATCGGCGCCGACCGCGCCATCCTGGTCGAGACCGACGCAGAGCTCCAGCCCCTGGCCGTGGCCAAGCTGCTCAAGGCCCTGGTCGACAAGGAACAGCCCGGCCTCGTGATCCTGGGCAAGCAGGCCATCGACGACGACGCCAACCAGACCGGCCAGATGCTCGCCGCGCTCGCCGACCTGCCCCAGGCCACGTTCGCGAGCAAGGTGGAGGTCGCAGGTGACAAGGTCAACGTCACGCGCGAGGTCGACGGCGGCCTGGAAACCCTGGAGCTGAGCCAGCCGGCCGTCATCACCACCGACCTGCGCCTGAACGAGCCGCGCTACGTCACGCTGCCCAACATCATGAAGGCCAAGAAAAAGCCGCTCGAGACCGTCAAGCCCGAGGACCTGGGCGTGGACGTGGCCCCGCGCCTGAAGACCCTCAAGGTGGCCGAGCCCCCGAAGCGCGGCGCCGGCATCAAGGTGCCCGACGTGGCCACGCTGGTCGCCAAACTCAGGAATGAAGCCAAGGTCATCTAA
- a CDS encoding electron transfer flavoprotein subunit alpha/FixB family protein, which translates to MTALVIAEHDNASLKSATLNTVTAAAACGGEVHVLVAGENAGAAAQAAAQIAGVAKVLHADGAALKDGLAENLAAQVLAIAGGYSHILFPATASGKNVAPRVAAKLDVAQISDITRVDSPDTFERPIYAGNAIATVQSADAVKVITVRGTGFDAAAATGGSAQVETIAAVQDAGKSRFVGREVTKSDRPELTAAKIIVSGGRALGSAEKFNEVITPLADKLGAAIGASRAAVDAGYAPNDLQVGQTGKIVAPQLYIACGISGAIQHLAGMKDSKVIVAINKDPEAPIFSVADYGLEADLFQAVPELVKAL; encoded by the coding sequence ATGACCGCACTCGTTATTGCCGAACACGACAACGCAAGCCTGAAGAGCGCCACCCTCAACACCGTCACGGCCGCCGCCGCCTGCGGGGGCGAGGTCCATGTGCTCGTCGCCGGAGAAAACGCTGGCGCCGCCGCCCAGGCCGCCGCCCAGATCGCCGGCGTCGCCAAGGTGCTGCACGCCGACGGCGCCGCCTTGAAGGACGGCCTGGCGGAAAACCTCGCCGCCCAGGTGCTCGCCATTGCCGGCGGCTACAGCCACATCCTGTTCCCGGCCACGGCCAGCGGCAAGAACGTGGCCCCGCGCGTGGCCGCCAAGCTCGACGTGGCGCAGATCAGCGACATCACCCGCGTCGACAGCCCCGATACCTTCGAGCGCCCCATCTACGCGGGCAACGCCATCGCCACCGTGCAAAGCGCCGACGCCGTGAAGGTCATCACCGTGCGCGGCACGGGCTTTGATGCGGCCGCTGCCACCGGTGGCAGCGCCCAGGTCGAGACCATCGCCGCCGTGCAGGACGCGGGCAAGAGCCGCTTTGTGGGCCGCGAGGTCACCAAGAGCGACCGGCCCGAGCTCACCGCAGCCAAGATCATCGTCTCGGGCGGCCGCGCGCTGGGCAGCGCCGAGAAGTTCAACGAGGTCATCACGCCGCTGGCCGACAAGCTCGGCGCGGCCATTGGCGCGAGCCGCGCGGCGGTGGACGCGGGCTATGCGCCCAACGACCTGCAGGTGGGTCAGACGGGCAAGATCGTCGCGCCCCAGCTCTACATCGCCTGCGGCATCTCGGGTGCGATCCAGCACCTGGCGGGCATGAAGGACAGCAAGGTCATCGTGGCCATCAACAAGGACCCCGAGGCGCCCATCTTCAGCGTGGCCGACTATGGGCTGGAGGCCGATCTGTTCCAGGCCGTGCCTGAGCTGGTCAAGGCCTTGTAA
- a CDS encoding acyl-CoA dehydrogenase, producing MSYTAPIKDMLFAIEHLAHIDQVAQIPGFEDAGLDTAAAVLEECAKFNEGVVAPLNVEGDKNPSSFANGEVTTTPGFKQAFAQFAEGGWQGLQHPADFGGQGLPKTIGAACGEILNSANLSFALCPLLTDGAIEALLTAGSEELKATYLEKLISGQWTGTMNLTEPQAGSDLALVRSRAEPQGDGTYKVFGTKIFITYGEHDMAENIVHLVLARVAGAPEGVKGISLFVVPKFMVNADGSLGARNDVHCVSIEHKLGIKASPTAVLQFGDHGGAVGYLVGEENRGLEYMFIMMNAARYAVGMQGIAVAERAYQHAVQYARDRVQSRPVDGSLPGAGPIIHHPDVRRMLMTMRAYTEGCRAMATVAAAAYDAAHHHPDAQVAKDNAAFYEFMVPLVKGYSTEMSQEVTSLGVQVHGGMGFIEETGAAQYYRDARILTIYEGTTAIQANDLVGRKTARDGGQMAKAVAAQIEATEGALRASGTADALAVARRLTAARQAFLDAVDFIAANTRANPNAAFAGSVPYLMLAGNVVAGWQLGRALLVAQELSNKGQDAGFMQAKIATARFYAEHILVKAGAQRDAIVEGASSVTAMALEAF from the coding sequence ATGAGCTACACCGCCCCCATCAAGGACATGCTGTTTGCCATCGAGCATCTGGCACACATCGACCAGGTGGCGCAGATCCCCGGCTTCGAGGATGCCGGCCTGGACACGGCCGCCGCCGTGCTCGAGGAATGCGCCAAGTTCAACGAGGGGGTGGTGGCGCCGCTGAATGTCGAAGGCGACAAGAACCCTTCCTCGTTTGCCAATGGCGAGGTCACGACGACGCCCGGCTTCAAGCAGGCCTTTGCCCAGTTTGCCGAGGGCGGCTGGCAGGGCCTGCAGCACCCCGCGGACTTCGGCGGCCAGGGCCTGCCCAAGACCATTGGCGCGGCCTGCGGCGAGATTCTCAACAGCGCCAACCTGAGCTTTGCACTCTGCCCGCTGCTGACCGACGGCGCCATCGAGGCGCTGCTCACGGCCGGCAGCGAAGAGCTCAAGGCCACCTATCTCGAAAAGCTGATCAGTGGCCAATGGACCGGCACCATGAACCTGACCGAGCCCCAGGCGGGCTCGGATCTGGCCCTGGTGCGCTCGCGCGCCGAGCCGCAGGGTGACGGCACGTACAAGGTCTTCGGCACCAAGATCTTCATCACCTACGGTGAGCACGACATGGCCGAGAACATCGTGCACCTGGTGCTGGCGCGCGTGGCCGGCGCGCCCGAGGGCGTCAAGGGCATCAGCCTGTTCGTCGTGCCCAAGTTCATGGTGAACGCCGACGGCAGCCTGGGCGCAAGGAACGACGTGCACTGCGTCTCCATCGAGCACAAGCTCGGCATCAAGGCCAGCCCCACGGCCGTGCTGCAGTTCGGCGACCATGGCGGCGCCGTGGGCTACCTCGTGGGCGAGGAGAACCGCGGCCTCGAATACATGTTCATCATGATGAACGCCGCCCGCTACGCCGTTGGCATGCAGGGCATTGCCGTGGCCGAGCGCGCCTACCAGCATGCCGTGCAATACGCCCGCGACCGCGTGCAGAGCCGCCCCGTGGACGGCAGCCTGCCGGGTGCCGGCCCCATCATCCACCACCCCGACGTGCGCCGCATGCTCATGACCATGCGCGCCTACACCGAGGGCTGCCGCGCCATGGCCACGGTGGCCGCGGCCGCCTACGACGCCGCACACCACCACCCGGACGCACAGGTGGCCAAGGACAACGCGGCCTTCTATGAATTCATGGTGCCGCTGGTCAAGGGTTACAGCACCGAGATGAGCCAGGAGGTCACCAGCCTGGGCGTGCAGGTGCACGGCGGCATGGGCTTCATCGAGGAAACCGGCGCCGCGCAGTACTACCGCGACGCACGCATCCTGACGATCTACGAGGGCACGACGGCCATCCAGGCCAACGACCTCGTGGGCCGCAAGACCGCACGCGACGGTGGCCAGATGGCCAAGGCCGTGGCCGCGCAGATCGAGGCCACCGAGGGCGCGCTGCGTGCCAGCGGCACGGCCGACGCGCTGGCCGTGGCGCGGCGCCTGACGGCCGCGCGCCAGGCCTTCCTGGACGCCGTGGACTTCATCGCCGCCAACACCCGCGCCAACCCGAACGCCGCCTTTGCCGGCAGCGTGCCCTACCTGATGCTGGCGGGCAACGTAGTGGCCGGCTGGCAACTGGGCCGCGCGCTGCTCGTGGCGCAGGAGCTGTCAAACAAGGGACAGGACGCAGGCTTCATGCAGGCCAAGATCGCTACCGCGCGCTTCTACGCCGAGCACATCCTCGTGAAGGCGGGCGCGCAGCGCGATGCCATCGTCGAGGGCGCCTCCAGCGTCACGGCAATGGCGCTGGAAGCCTTTTGA
- a CDS encoding nitronate monooxygenase family protein: MSKLPPALRKLTLPVIGSPLFIISNPRLVIEQCKAGIVGSMPALNARPASQLDEWLHEITETLAAWDRAHPDSPSAPFAINQIVHKSNERLEHDMQVCAKYKVPIVITSLGAREDVNQAVHGWGGVVLHDIINNKFAKKAIEKGADGLIAVAAGAGGHAGVKSPFALIQEIRQWFDGPLALSGSIASGGAILAAQACGADFAYIGSAFIATHEARAVDAYKQAIVDGSSDDIVYSNLFTGVHGNYLAPSIRAAGLDPDNLPESDPSKMNFGGDAKKAWKDIWGCGQGIGHITEVTSAAELIARLRREYQAARERLAL, from the coding sequence ATGTCCAAGCTGCCGCCGGCTTTGCGAAAGCTCACGCTGCCCGTGATTGGTTCACCGCTGTTCATCATCAGCAATCCCAGACTCGTCATCGAGCAGTGCAAGGCCGGCATCGTGGGCTCCATGCCCGCGCTCAATGCCCGGCCTGCGTCCCAGCTCGACGAGTGGCTGCACGAGATCACAGAGACCCTGGCCGCCTGGGACCGGGCACATCCGGACAGCCCCTCGGCGCCGTTTGCGATCAACCAGATCGTGCACAAGAGCAACGAGCGGCTGGAGCACGACATGCAGGTCTGCGCCAAGTACAAGGTGCCCATCGTCATCACGTCCCTGGGCGCGCGCGAGGATGTGAACCAGGCCGTGCATGGCTGGGGTGGCGTCGTGCTGCACGACATCATCAACAACAAGTTTGCGAAGAAGGCCATAGAGAAGGGCGCCGACGGCCTGATCGCCGTGGCGGCCGGCGCAGGCGGCCATGCGGGCGTGAAGAGCCCGTTTGCGCTCATTCAGGAAATCCGCCAGTGGTTCGACGGGCCGCTGGCGCTGTCGGGCTCGATCGCCTCGGGCGGCGCCATCCTCGCGGCCCAGGCTTGTGGAGCGGACTTCGCCTACATCGGCTCGGCCTTCATCGCCACGCACGAGGCGCGAGCCGTGGACGCCTACAAGCAGGCCATCGTCGATGGCAGCTCCGACGACATCGTCTACAGCAATCTGTTCACGGGCGTGCATGGCAACTACCTTGCGCCCTCGATCCGCGCGGCCGGGCTGGACCCGGACAACCTGCCCGAATCCGACCCGAGCAAGATGAACTTCGGAGGCGACGCGAAGAAGGCCTGGAAGGACATCTGGGGCTGCGGCCAGGGCATCGGCCATATCACCGAGGTCACGTCGGCCGCCGAACTCATTGCGCGCCTGCGCCGCGAGTACCAGGCAGCGCGCGAGCGCCTGGCGCTCTGA
- a CDS encoding M90 family metallopeptidase produces MAAALHFLRRMARRLRAAIAPVPEISAALWLQTLQRHAFLAALPLQDQAKLRALSALFLQHKEFSGAHGLQVTDAMAVAIAAQACLPLLHWGAPETALAWYDDFVGIVVHPAEALARRKAVDEAGVVHHYDEVLLGEAMEHGPVMLSWPAVDGAGHGQASSVVIHEFMHKIDMRNGPADGNPPLPPGFMGTTGVRAAHAAWRAAWEPAYEQFREQVIIAERFGGDWPWLDAYGATAPAEFFAVACEAYLIDRPRFAQEFPTLAPVLDAFFRP; encoded by the coding sequence ATGGCCGCCGCCCTGCACTTTCTGCGCCGCATGGCCCGGCGCCTGCGCGCCGCCATCGCGCCGGTCCCCGAGATCTCCGCCGCCCTGTGGCTGCAGACGCTGCAGCGCCACGCCTTTCTGGCCGCCCTGCCCCTGCAGGACCAGGCCAAGCTGCGCGCCCTGAGCGCGCTCTTCCTGCAGCACAAGGAGTTCAGCGGCGCCCATGGCCTGCAGGTGACGGACGCCATGGCCGTGGCCATCGCCGCCCAGGCCTGTCTGCCGCTGCTGCACTGGGGCGCGCCGGAGACGGCGCTGGCCTGGTATGACGACTTTGTCGGCATCGTCGTGCACCCGGCCGAGGCGCTCGCGCGGCGCAAGGCCGTGGACGAGGCCGGCGTGGTGCACCACTACGACGAGGTGCTGCTGGGCGAGGCCATGGAGCATGGCCCGGTGATGCTGAGCTGGCCCGCCGTGGACGGCGCCGGCCATGGGCAGGCGAGCAGCGTGGTGATCCACGAGTTCATGCACAAGATCGACATGAGGAACGGCCCGGCCGACGGCAACCCGCCGCTGCCGCCGGGCTTCATGGGTACGACCGGCGTGCGCGCGGCCCATGCGGCCTGGCGCGCGGCCTGGGAGCCGGCCTACGAGCAGTTCCGCGAGCAGGTCATCATCGCCGAGCGCTTCGGCGGCGACTGGCCCTGGCTCGACGCCTATGGGGCCACGGCACCCGCGGAGTTCTTCGCCGTGGCCTGCGAGGCCTACCTCATTGATCGGCCACGCTTTGCGCAGGAGTTTCCCACGCTGGCGCCGGTGCTCGACGCCTTCTTTCGCCCGTAA